One part of the Vitis riparia cultivar Riparia Gloire de Montpellier isolate 1030 chromosome 8, EGFV_Vit.rip_1.0, whole genome shotgun sequence genome encodes these proteins:
- the LOC117921043 gene encoding syntaxin-121, with product MNDLFSGSFSRFRSEEPPPSVEMTSSATAGVNLDKFFEDVESIKEELREMESLQQKLHDAHEQSKTLHNANSVKELRSRMDSHVSLALKKAKLIKLRLEALDRSNAANRSLPGCGPGSSSDRTRTSVVNGLRKKLRDSMDAFNSIRNQITSEYRETVQRRYFTVTGENPDEKTVDLLISTGESETFLQKAIQEQGRGRVLDTISEIRERHESVKELERNLKELHQVFLDMAVLVQAQGEQIDDIESQVARANSFVRGGTQQLQTARKHQISSRKWTCYGIIILIVIILLIVLFTVRPWENNGSSSSGNTSSTSPPPPPPPTQA from the coding sequence ATGAACGATCTCTTCTCCGGTTCCTTCTCCCGCTTCCGCAGCGAAGAGCCGCCTCCGTCTGTCGAGATGACCTCCTCTGCCACCGCCGGTGTCAATCTCGACAAGTTCTTCGAAGATGTCGAATCCATCAAGGAGGAACTCCGAGAGATGGAGTCCCTGCAGCAGAAGCTCCACGACGCTCACGAGCAGAGCAAGACTCTCCACAACGCCAACTCCGTCAAGGAGCTCCGATCGCGGATGGACTCTCACGTCTCCCTCGCTCTCAAGAAGGCCAAGCTCATCAAGCTCCGCCTCGAAGCCCTCGATCGCTCCAACGCCGCCAACCGCAGTCTCCCCGGATGCGGCCCCGGTTCTTCCTCCGACCGCACCCGCACATCCGTCGTCAACGGCCTTCGCAAGAAGCTCAGGGACTCCATGGACGCCTTCAACTCCATCCGCAACCAAATCACCTCCGAGTATCGCGAAACCGTCCAGCGCCGCTACTTCACCGTCACCGGCGAAAATCCCGACGAAAAAACCGTAGATCTGCTCATCTCCACCGGCGAGAGCGAAACCTTCCTTCAGAAGGCGATCCAAGAGCAAGGCAGAGGTAGAGTTCTGGACACCATCTCCGAGATTCGCGAGCGCCACGAGTCCGTCAAAGAACTGGAGAGGAACCTCAAGGAACTCCACCAGGTGTTCCTCGACATGGCTGTCCTGGTCCAAGCTCAGGGAGAGCAAATCGACGACATCGAGAGCCAGGTGGCAAGAGCCAATTCGTTCGTTAGAGGCGGAACACAGCAACTCCAAACGGCGCGTAAGCACCAGATCAGCAGCCGCAAGTGGACCTGTTACGGTATTATCATCTTGATTGTGATTATCTTGTTGATTGTGCTCTTCACCGTGCGGCCTTGGGAGAACAACGGCAGCAGCAGTAGCGGGAACACCAGTAGCACAtctccacctccaccacctccacctACTCAGGCGTAG